Proteins found in one Polyangia bacterium genomic segment:
- a CDS encoding HEAT repeat domain-containing protein produces the protein MRRIRTLALVACLTVAALVPACQGDPGDPMTWAKQLKDLRAQKEALDHLSNMDVEKARPAVPALMELYLDTKRPEHLEALARYKDDRTKQLFIDALDYSDDDFDRATIAAGVLGEMKSPDAVDPLIKAAERPLPIKSRANNAKLAALRALVKIGDKRAVPTLDKILTTSADEQDFTLNQKAALGLAELRDPQSIPSLLQGLFMTGRGANIFQECRLALVRIGPPAVDPLITLFEEKNPEIQAMAKRLKFEEVTPGVVPFKAASLLGDLRAKKAVPALVAGLHTKQRGGEHTAIVIALGQIADPAGVDALIHLLKDAKAEPSVRVSAADGLYLSGDRRAVPTLMEIAKSGYVTVQGQKASDLRATAAIDLSRIAGKETYDAFKALADKETEAQGVFGMALDRMQVAKDCDTKLACYGEKLSDPSWPRAEKAAFAIGFSGNAKEGLPLLLAALKPIASMTQERFPVHQAILYSLARLGSKDCKDCVDKLDKQIERDEKAIRIPGARDLLGETRVTEAIIMNKSAGDVIAAAEAPAAAPAAEEAPAKVAGKKGKAAKVARARKHGRKKK, from the coding sequence ATGCGTCGCATCCGAACCCTGGCCCTCGTGGCCTGTCTGACCGTCGCTGCGCTTGTCCCTGCCTGCCAAGGCGATCCCGGGGATCCGATGACCTGGGCCAAGCAGCTCAAAGACCTTCGAGCCCAGAAGGAAGCGCTGGATCACCTGTCCAACATGGACGTGGAGAAAGCGCGCCCGGCTGTGCCGGCGCTGATGGAGCTGTACCTGGACACCAAGCGCCCGGAGCACCTGGAGGCGCTGGCCCGTTACAAGGACGATCGCACCAAGCAGCTTTTCATCGACGCCCTCGACTATTCGGACGACGACTTCGATCGCGCCACCATCGCCGCCGGCGTGCTGGGTGAGATGAAGTCGCCCGACGCCGTCGACCCGCTGATCAAGGCGGCCGAGCGCCCGCTGCCGATCAAGTCGCGCGCCAACAATGCCAAGCTGGCCGCCCTGCGCGCGCTGGTGAAGATCGGCGACAAGCGCGCCGTGCCGACGCTGGACAAGATCCTGACCACGTCCGCCGACGAGCAGGACTTCACCCTGAATCAAAAGGCCGCCCTGGGCCTGGCCGAGCTGCGCGATCCGCAGTCGATCCCGTCGCTACTACAAGGTCTGTTCATGACCGGGCGCGGGGCGAACATCTTTCAAGAGTGCCGCCTGGCCCTGGTGCGCATCGGTCCGCCAGCCGTCGATCCATTGATCACGCTGTTCGAGGAGAAGAACCCCGAGATCCAGGCGATGGCCAAGCGCCTGAAGTTCGAGGAGGTCACGCCCGGCGTGGTGCCGTTCAAGGCGGCGTCGCTGCTGGGCGATCTGCGGGCGAAGAAGGCGGTGCCTGCGTTGGTCGCCGGCCTGCACACCAAGCAACGCGGCGGCGAGCACACGGCGATCGTCATCGCTCTTGGCCAGATCGCTGATCCGGCGGGCGTCGATGCGCTGATTCATCTGCTGAAAGACGCCAAGGCCGAGCCCAGCGTGCGCGTGTCGGCGGCGGACGGTCTTTATCTGTCGGGCGACCGGCGCGCGGTGCCGACGCTGATGGAGATCGCCAAGTCCGGCTACGTGACCGTGCAGGGCCAGAAGGCGTCGGACCTGCGCGCCACGGCGGCCATTGATCTTTCGCGCATCGCCGGCAAGGAGACTTACGACGCGTTCAAGGCGCTGGCCGACAAGGAAACCGAAGCGCAAGGCGTGTTCGGCATGGCCCTGGATCGCATGCAGGTGGCCAAGGACTGCGACACCAAGCTGGCCTGTTACGGCGAGAAGCTGTCCGACCCGTCCTGGCCGCGCGCCGAGAAGGCGGCCTTCGCCATTGGCTTCTCGGGGAACGCGAAAGAAGGCCTGCCGCTGCTGCTGGCGGCGCTGAAGCCGATCGCTTCGATGACCCAGGAAAGGTTCCCGGTTCATCAGGCCATTTTGTATTCGCTGGCGCGCCTGGGCAGCAAGGACTGCAAGGACTGCGTGGACAAGCTGGACAAGCAGATCGAACGCGACGAGAAGGCCATTCGCATCCCCGGCGCCCGCGACTTGCTGGGCGAGACCCGGGTCACTGAGGCGATCATCATGAACAAGAGCGCCGGTGACGTCATCGCCGCCGCCGAAGCCCCGGCCGCCGCCCCCGCGGCCGAGGAGGCGCCGGCCAAGGTCGCCGGCAAGAAAGGCAAGGCGGCCAAGGTCGCCAGGGCCCGCAAGCACGGGCGCAAGAAGAAGTGA
- a CDS encoding sensor histidine kinase: protein MAEPGGDAAASTDESERRKRAALAETIERRLRDIERRWIEKVEETIADRRQSVTVTDLRDAIGEYLLGLSEALRGEQSLETSATAAWSEVAREHALTRVRLGFDIDQLVREFIFLRQILFEVAREERLITNDDLQCERLADLIDSAIAESVKSYVDSRDLAARRQQAEHIGFLTHELRNPLSTATMVANLLRKRPEIAASHGEKLDMLDRSLQRIRAQIDGILLTQRLDAGEVECRPVDTTLGKIMVDATRAAELEARQKGIAFVTHYDPEIAICVDPGLTTSALQNVVDNAVKFTDRGRIEITADNNLSEVLIHVYDNCDGLSGEELKTIFEPFKRAHSGKAGTGLGLSIARRALEAQGGQIGAEPGGERGCHFWLTLPKPRH from the coding sequence ATGGCGGAGCCGGGAGGAGATGCGGCGGCGTCAACGGATGAGTCCGAACGCAGAAAGCGGGCGGCGCTGGCCGAGACCATCGAGAGGCGGCTGCGCGACATCGAGCGGCGCTGGATCGAGAAGGTCGAGGAGACGATCGCGGATCGCCGGCAGAGCGTGACGGTCACCGATCTGCGCGACGCCATCGGGGAGTATCTGCTGGGACTGTCGGAAGCGCTGCGCGGGGAACAATCGCTTGAAACCAGCGCCACGGCTGCCTGGTCGGAGGTGGCGCGGGAGCACGCCCTGACCCGCGTCCGCCTGGGATTCGACATCGATCAGCTGGTTCGCGAATTCATCTTCCTGCGCCAGATCCTTTTCGAGGTGGCGCGAGAGGAACGGCTGATCACCAACGACGACCTGCAATGCGAGCGGCTGGCCGACCTGATCGACTCCGCGATCGCCGAGTCGGTCAAAAGTTATGTCGACTCGCGTGACCTGGCCGCTCGCCGGCAGCAGGCCGAGCACATCGGGTTTCTCACCCACGAACTGCGCAACCCTTTGTCGACCGCCACCATGGTGGCCAACCTCTTGCGGAAGCGACCGGAGATTGCGGCCTCACACGGCGAGAAGCTGGACATGCTGGACCGCAGCCTGCAGCGCATTCGCGCGCAGATCGACGGCATATTGCTCACCCAGCGACTGGATGCAGGGGAGGTTGAGTGTCGGCCGGTCGACACCACCCTGGGCAAGATCATGGTCGACGCCACCCGAGCGGCCGAACTGGAAGCCCGCCAGAAGGGGATCGCGTTCGTCACGCACTATGACCCCGAAATCGCGATCTGCGTCGATCCAGGTCTGACCACGTCGGCGCTGCAAAACGTGGTCGACAACGCAGTGAAATTCACCGATCGCGGTCGGATCGAAATCACGGCCGACAACAACCTTTCGGAGGTTCTCATACATGTGTACGACAACTGCGACGGTCTTTCGGGCGAGGAGCTCAAGACCATATTCGAACCGTTCAAGCGGGCGCACTCTGGAAAAGCCGGCACCGGGTTGGGCCTGTCGATCGCCCGCCGGGCGCTGGAGGCGCAAGGCGGACAGATCGGGGCCGAGCCGGGCGGCGAACGTGGTTGCCACTTCTGGCTCACTTTGCCCAAGCCCCGACATTGA
- a CDS encoding periplasmic heavy metal sensor: MTGTATKLGTAAGWLAAAMMAVGCGSSSSNRPPPTNAAIEAAPVDDNAAGLTEHHRFHHHGGLAMFVAMSAETLGVPPERLPAIDKVRAELRTALEPARAADRQLLSTLADALVAPTFDSAAVDSAVARVVEASASAQEGCANAMNELHVVLTPAERAALADKVEAHWAVWQQENAGPAQAKDQIPSPLEPLADELGLDEAQVAKIRAGLTDERQGGAPLDREVMVQHVRAFSEAFRSPAFDARTLPTSAAANPHLVGWGAAHLARVIEVMRPVLTPEQRATLAQRLREHAGHEPVAEGRS, from the coding sequence ATGACCGGGACAGCCACGAAGCTCGGGACAGCAGCAGGATGGCTGGCCGCCGCGATGATGGCGGTCGGCTGCGGGAGCTCGTCGTCGAATCGGCCGCCGCCCACTAACGCGGCGATCGAGGCGGCCCCGGTCGACGACAACGCGGCCGGTCTGACGGAGCATCATCGTTTTCACCATCACGGCGGCCTGGCGATGTTCGTGGCCATGAGCGCCGAGACGCTGGGCGTGCCGCCGGAGCGACTGCCGGCCATCGACAAGGTCCGCGCCGAGCTACGGACCGCGCTGGAGCCGGCGCGGGCGGCCGACCGGCAGCTGTTGAGCACACTGGCCGATGCGCTGGTGGCGCCGACCTTCGATTCAGCGGCGGTGGACAGCGCGGTGGCCAGGGTGGTCGAGGCCAGCGCCTCCGCGCAGGAGGGCTGCGCCAATGCCATGAACGAGCTTCACGTCGTGCTGACACCGGCCGAGCGGGCGGCGCTGGCCGACAAGGTCGAGGCGCACTGGGCGGTCTGGCAGCAGGAAAATGCCGGACCCGCGCAGGCGAAAGACCAGATCCCATCGCCGCTGGAACCGCTGGCCGACGAGCTGGGACTGGACGAGGCCCAGGTGGCGAAGATTCGCGCCGGGCTGACCGACGAGAGACAGGGCGGGGCGCCGCTGGACCGGGAGGTGATGGTCCAGCACGTGCGCGCATTCAGCGAGGCCTTTCGCAGCCCGGCGTTCGACGCCCGGACGTTGCCCACCAGCGCTGCCGCGAACCCGCACCTGGTCGGCTGGGGCGCTGCTCACCTGGCGCGGGTGATCGAAGTGATGCGCCCGGTGCTGACCCCCGAACAGCGGGCGACGCTGGCGCAGCGGCTGCGCGAACACGCCGGGCACGAGCCGGTCGCCGAGGGTCGCTCATGA
- the queF gene encoding preQ(1) synthase → MSTRPTRQLETFVNPKRDRDYVIRFDCPEFTCLCPKTGQPDFATIRVEYVPDELCVELKSWKLYLWSFRDEGAFHEAVVNRIADDLVAAVHPRRARIEGVFNVRGGITTTVVVEHQK, encoded by the coding sequence ATGAGCACGCGCCCCACAAGACAACTGGAAACCTTCGTCAACCCCAAGCGCGATCGCGATTATGTGATCCGTTTCGACTGCCCGGAGTTCACCTGTCTTTGCCCCAAGACCGGGCAGCCGGACTTTGCCACCATCCGCGTCGAGTACGTCCCCGACGAGCTGTGCGTCGAATTGAAGTCGTGGAAGCTTTACCTGTGGTCGTTCCGCGACGAGGGTGCCTTTCACGAAGCGGTGGTGAACCGCATCGCCGACGATCTGGTGGCGGCGGTTCATCCGCGCCGCGCCCGCATCGAAGGTGTGTTCAATGTGCGCGGCGGCATCACCACCACCGTCGTCGTCGAACACCAGAAATAG
- a CDS encoding biopolymer transporter ExbD → MSVAVETGGKSGKKSVNAELNLVPYIDLLTCMVAFLLITAVWSQLARLEAHQKGQGQAGEETPPEKVFKLVVVVNSEGFNVVADQDQTPILKRGDIYDFEKLGVELKKIKDTHPDKTDIQVASEDAIKFDTLVRTMDTALSARFPDISLIDAGGAGI, encoded by the coding sequence ATGAGCGTCGCAGTTGAAACCGGTGGAAAATCCGGAAAAAAGTCGGTCAACGCCGAACTGAACCTGGTCCCGTACATTGATCTTCTGACCTGCATGGTCGCCTTCCTGCTGATCACCGCCGTGTGGTCGCAGCTGGCCCGGTTGGAAGCGCATCAAAAGGGACAAGGCCAGGCCGGCGAAGAAACGCCGCCCGAGAAGGTGTTCAAGCTGGTGGTGGTCGTGAACAGCGAAGGATTCAATGTCGTCGCTGATCAGGACCAAACCCCCATCTTGAAGCGCGGGGACATCTACGACTTCGAAAAGCTCGGCGTCGAGCTGAAGAAGATCAAAGACACGCACCCCGACAAGACCGACATCCAGGTCGCGTCGGAGGATGCGATCAAATTCGACACGCTGGTCCGCACCATGGACACGGCGCTCTCTGCTCGCTTCCCGGACATCTCGTTAATTGATGCCGGCGGAGCGGGGATCTGA
- a CDS encoding MXAN_5187 family protein, which translates to MFLSKIWFILIALLAGVAVTIALVAPRPVVQKLAALEGQRLDRAQYAAEQMLKVDAHKWIDRVSKMGRDAIIAEALDAASRGSGEYMVLHRTVSDRFKALIPDPVGGGIETLVAVDNKGRVVARMGDKDKEYGDYVGGAEVVADALRGYLSDDVWGAGGKLRRVAAAPVLSKSRDRIVGAIYVGAETGAALADRLKKNLDVDVALLLRGKVIAATNWASDLGMLPDLVAAHAKEVHEVKRTPALPLTVGQDKVLAVAAPFAGQAGQQQAYYVLMGKQPANSDLGALLSNTSSDDLKWGQFPWVALIAGLLVVIGVGLFLQSYEVEKPLRTLRRDLQQLGRGDIFKIQDGHYGGRFGGLARDMNAVIERFTHAPGPQSEIAGKDLNAILDSARPSQAFDLPSAGSSFGGSTPPPAFAPPPASTFVPPPPPSFAPPPTPSFAQPTPFSAAAVQGATGGLGRKNPFGSSPGGGSYSDGGHYSPEPMSMGRSLTEDDADETRVVPGDAAEEEGHFRMVYEDFLTAKRQCGESLAGLTVDKFMVKLRENKATLMSKHQCRTVRFSVYVKDGKAALKATPVRD; encoded by the coding sequence ATGTTCTTGTCGAAGATCTGGTTCATCTTGATCGCCCTTCTGGCCGGCGTGGCGGTGACCATTGCCCTGGTGGCGCCGCGCCCGGTGGTGCAAAAGCTGGCGGCGCTGGAAGGCCAGCGCCTGGATCGCGCGCAGTACGCCGCCGAGCAGATGTTGAAGGTCGACGCCCACAAATGGATCGACCGGGTGTCGAAGATGGGCCGAGACGCCATCATCGCCGAAGCGCTGGACGCCGCCTCGCGCGGGTCGGGCGAGTACATGGTGCTGCACCGGACAGTGTCCGATCGCTTCAAGGCATTGATCCCCGATCCCGTCGGCGGCGGGATCGAGACGCTGGTGGCCGTCGACAACAAGGGCCGTGTGGTGGCCCGTATGGGTGACAAGGACAAAGAGTACGGCGACTACGTCGGCGGCGCCGAGGTGGTGGCGGACGCCTTGCGCGGGTATCTTTCGGACGACGTGTGGGGCGCGGGCGGCAAGCTGCGCCGGGTGGCCGCGGCGCCGGTCCTGTCGAAAAGCCGCGACCGCATCGTCGGCGCGATCTACGTCGGCGCCGAGACCGGCGCGGCCCTGGCCGATCGCTTGAAGAAGAACCTGGACGTCGACGTGGCGCTGCTTCTGCGCGGCAAGGTCATCGCGGCGACAAACTGGGCCAGCGACCTCGGCATGCTGCCCGATCTTGTGGCCGCCCACGCCAAAGAGGTGCACGAGGTCAAGCGCACCCCGGCGCTGCCGCTGACCGTCGGTCAAGACAAAGTGCTGGCGGTGGCCGCGCCTTTCGCTGGGCAAGCAGGACAGCAGCAGGCGTATTACGTGCTGATGGGGAAACAGCCGGCCAACTCGGATCTGGGCGCGCTTTTGTCCAACACCAGCTCGGATGACTTGAAGTGGGGCCAGTTCCCCTGGGTGGCGCTCATCGCCGGGTTGCTGGTGGTGATCGGGGTCGGACTTTTCTTGCAGAGTTACGAAGTGGAAAAGCCGCTGCGCACGTTGCGCCGCGATCTGCAGCAACTGGGACGAGGCGACATCTTCAAGATTCAGGATGGACATTACGGCGGACGCTTTGGCGGTCTGGCCCGTGACATGAATGCGGTGATCGAACGCTTCACGCACGCGCCCGGCCCGCAATCGGAGATCGCCGGCAAGGATCTGAACGCCATCCTGGATTCCGCGCGGCCAAGCCAGGCGTTCGATCTGCCGAGCGCGGGCTCCAGCTTTGGCGGCAGCACGCCGCCACCCGCCTTCGCGCCACCGCCGGCCAGCACGTTTGTCCCGCCCCCGCCGCCGTCGTTCGCGCCGCCTCCGACGCCGTCGTTCGCCCAGCCGACACCGTTCTCGGCCGCGGCGGTGCAAGGCGCCACCGGCGGCCTCGGCCGAAAAAATCCGTTCGGCAGCTCCCCGGGTGGCGGCAGCTACAGCGACGGCGGCCATTACTCACCGGAGCCGATGTCGATGGGCCGCAGCCTGACCGAGGACGACGCCGACGAGACCCGGGTGGTCCCCGGTGACGCGGCCGAGGAAGAAGGCCACTTCCGCATGGTCTACGAAGACTTCCTGACCGCCAAGCGACAGTGCGGCGAATCGCTGGCCGGCCTCACCGTCGACAAGTTCATGGTCAAGCTGCGCGAGAACAAGGCCACCCTGATGTCCAAGCACCAGTGCCGCACGGTGCGCTTTTCGGTCTACGTCAAGGACGGCAAGGCAGCGCTGAAGGCCACGCCGGTTCGCGACTGA
- a CDS encoding response regulator, with amino-acid sequence MARILIVNDELDLLELCQLTLCEAGYDAEITTGGRKAVERARRGDLDLIVVDWVMPDMDGNAVLARLKGGPETRDIPVLAMSALRDGKTRAHLAGADSFLAKPFGPDDLVNAVAQTLSSSRYNGKKTDPQTHPH; translated from the coding sequence ATGGCGCGCATCCTGATCGTCAATGACGAGTTGGATCTCCTGGAGTTGTGTCAGCTCACGCTTTGCGAGGCAGGCTACGACGCCGAGATCACCACCGGCGGACGGAAAGCGGTCGAACGCGCTCGCCGCGGCGACCTGGACCTGATCGTCGTCGATTGGGTGATGCCTGACATGGATGGAAACGCCGTTTTGGCCCGATTAAAGGGTGGTCCCGAAACCAGGGACATCCCCGTGCTGGCGATGTCGGCGCTGCGCGACGGGAAGACGCGCGCCCATCTGGCCGGCGCGGATTCTTTCCTGGCAAAACCCTTTGGCCCCGACGATCTGGTGAACGCGGTTGCGCAGACGCTGAGCTCGTCGCGTTACAACGGTAAAAAGACCGACCCGCAGACGCACCCGCATTGA
- a CDS encoding site-2 protease family protein, whose translation MSASSFSSLSSEVSDRPPEPPPSAPPPKQRRSAGVAVGGALLAILAKAKLLLVGLQALKFGKLLLTMGSMAVMIAFEARRGGWRFAVGFVVLILIHEIGHGVEIKRAGLSSGYPVFIPFFGALIAMRGQPRSPLVEARIAIAGPLWGGAASVGAAAVYLMTHQRLFLSIAYAGFFLNLFNLTPLGFLDGGRITRVFARRAWIIGLVIFAGLFAFTKAPQLLIIGLMALTHAWNRTPVEVDEVPVSARRQVAFGYFVLCAVLAAGVAFCSGLLAR comes from the coding sequence GTGAGCGCATCGTCTTTTTCGTCGCTGTCGTCGGAAGTGTCCGACCGGCCGCCTGAACCGCCGCCTTCAGCGCCGCCGCCCAAGCAACGGCGCAGCGCGGGCGTGGCCGTCGGCGGCGCGCTGCTGGCGATCCTGGCCAAGGCCAAGCTGCTGCTGGTTGGGCTTCAGGCGCTGAAGTTCGGCAAGCTCTTGCTGACCATGGGATCGATGGCGGTGATGATCGCCTTCGAAGCCCGGCGCGGCGGTTGGCGTTTTGCCGTGGGCTTCGTGGTGCTGATCCTCATCCACGAGATCGGCCACGGGGTGGAGATCAAACGCGCGGGTCTGTCATCGGGCTACCCGGTGTTCATTCCGTTTTTTGGCGCGCTGATCGCGATGCGCGGGCAGCCGCGCTCGCCGTTGGTCGAGGCGCGCATCGCCATCGCCGGGCCGCTGTGGGGTGGGGCGGCGTCGGTGGGAGCGGCGGCGGTATACCTGATGACCCACCAGCGCTTGTTCCTGTCGATCGCCTACGCCGGGTTCTTTTTGAATCTGTTCAACCTGACGCCGCTCGGGTTTCTCGACGGAGGGCGCATCACCCGGGTGTTCGCGCGGCGAGCCTGGATAATCGGTTTGGTGATCTTCGCGGGGCTGTTCGCCTTCACCAAAGCACCGCAGCTTTTGATCATCGGCCTGATGGCGTTGACGCACGCCTGGAACCGTACACCGGTCGAGGTCGACGAAGTGCCGGTCTCGGCGCGGAGGCAGGTGGCTTTCGGGTACTTCGTCTTATGTGCCGTGCTGGCCGCCGGTGTCGCCTTCTGCAGCGGGCTGCTCGCCCGCTGA
- a CDS encoding CBS domain-containing protein, whose protein sequence is MRAGVFIATFAHMAKTLIRDIMSSPVEVLQMGDSLDLAQRLMRKGRVRHLPVLDGQEQLIGLITHRKLAGAWLSHGDPEHERRRQVARDIPVEMLMEKDVITTWPEAPAAEAITLMETQRIGCLPVVDEGKVVGIITESDFMKFARLYFDREDSR, encoded by the coding sequence TTGCGGGCCGGTGTCTTTATTGCGACTTTTGCTCACATGGCAAAGACGCTGATCCGCGACATCATGTCGAGCCCCGTCGAGGTTCTGCAGATGGGCGACTCGCTGGATCTGGCGCAGCGCCTGATGCGCAAGGGACGCGTCCGTCACCTGCCGGTCCTCGACGGCCAGGAACAGCTGATCGGCCTCATCACCCACCGCAAGCTTGCGGGCGCCTGGCTGAGCCACGGCGATCCCGAGCACGAGCGCCGCCGCCAGGTGGCCCGCGACATCCCCGTCGAGATGCTGATGGAGAAGGACGTCATCACCACCTGGCCAGAGGCGCCCGCCGCTGAAGCCATCACCTTGATGGAGACGCAACGAATCGGTTGCCTGCCGGTCGTGGACGAAGGCAAGGTCGTCGGCATCATCACCGAGAGCGACTTCATGAAGTTCGCGCGCCTGTACTTCGACCGGGAGGACAGCCGATAA
- a CDS encoding biopolymer transporter ExbD, with protein sequence MPIHAPHPHLYKSVKLDVAKAKLGHAGRKSVYQALNLVAYIDMMTMLVIFLLMSFSATGEILFVQKNIVLPDAQNWTDLERAPVVGVSKDVVTLDGVQVASADELMKDASTGDFKIAELHDRLVTMKNNYKLLHTGEEFPGIAIVQSDKNVEFKALKKVMYSIAVAGYQNVNFAVTPKAKGGAAP encoded by the coding sequence ATGCCAATCCACGCACCTCACCCGCACCTGTACAAATCGGTCAAGCTGGACGTCGCGAAGGCCAAGCTGGGACACGCCGGCCGCAAAAGCGTGTACCAGGCGCTGAACCTGGTGGCGTACATCGACATGATGACGATGTTGGTCATCTTCCTCCTGATGTCGTTCTCGGCGACGGGTGAGATCCTGTTCGTCCAGAAGAACATCGTGCTGCCCGACGCGCAGAACTGGACCGATCTGGAACGCGCCCCGGTGGTCGGCGTCAGCAAGGACGTCGTCACCCTGGACGGAGTCCAGGTGGCGTCGGCGGACGAGCTGATGAAGGACGCGTCGACGGGCGACTTCAAAATCGCCGAGCTGCATGATCGCCTGGTGACCATGAAGAACAACTACAAGTTGCTTCACACCGGCGAGGAATTCCCCGGCATCGCCATCGTTCAATCGGACAAGAACGTCGAGTTCAAGGCCTTGAAGAAGGTCATGTACTCGATCGCGGTGGCCGGTTACCAGAACGTGAACTTCGCGGTCACGCCGAAGGCCAAGGGCGGCGCCGCGCCATAG
- a CDS encoding MotA/TolQ/ExbB proton channel family protein has product MTVLKMLADAFHEGGWGMWPILFLLMITMSILIERAVYLRRAVIDKEKLVTLLRSQISAGNIQGAIKVCSGNSTPLTRIVQAGLMRANRSNEEIDSAMEESSLRELPQLEKRTGYLAMLGNLATLAGLLGTITGLIKAFAGVAGVDPSQKASLLSKGISEAMNCTAFGLTTGIIGLAAFAWLNGKTQNALDDIAEVKKNVSNLLFQAKAAMRG; this is encoded by the coding sequence ATGACCGTCTTGAAGATGCTGGCCGATGCATTCCACGAGGGTGGCTGGGGGATGTGGCCGATTCTCTTCTTGCTGATGATCACCATGTCGATCCTGATCGAGCGCGCCGTTTATCTGCGCCGCGCGGTCATCGACAAAGAAAAGCTGGTCACGCTCCTGCGCTCGCAAATTTCTGCGGGCAACATCCAGGGCGCGATCAAGGTCTGCTCCGGCAACTCCACGCCCCTGACCCGCATCGTCCAGGCGGGCCTGATGCGCGCCAACCGATCCAACGAAGAGATTGATTCGGCGATGGAAGAATCATCGCTGCGCGAGCTGCCGCAGCTGGAGAAGCGAACCGGCTACTTGGCGATGCTCGGCAACCTGGCCACCTTGGCCGGTCTGCTCGGGACCATCACCGGCCTCATCAAGGCGTTCGCCGGTGTCGCCGGCGTCGACCCGTCGCAGAAGGCCTCGCTGCTTTCCAAGGGCATCTCCGAAGCGATGAACTGCACCGCCTTCGGACTCACCACCGGCATCATCGGCCTGGCGGCCTTCGCCTGGCTGAACGGCAAGACCCAGAACGCCCTCGACGACATCGCCGAGGTGAAGAAGAACGTTTCCAACCTGCTGTTCCAGGCCAAGGCGGCGATGCGCGGTTAA
- a CDS encoding MotA/TolQ/ExbB proton channel family protein: MFLMEAFEKGGWGMYPIALLFIITVAISVERFMYVGKAKIDVDKLMGILKSQIVSGNIQAAVNTCMQQPGPATKIIAAGLRKAGSSEHDVQQAMDEEALRELPRLEKRTGYLAMLGNLATLAGLLGTITGLIKAFAGVAGVDPSMKATMLSKGISEAMNCTAFGLFTGILGLATYAWLNGQTQGVLDGVNQSTVETLNLVVAGRAGGGQGEQY, from the coding sequence ATGTTCCTGATGGAAGCTTTTGAAAAGGGTGGCTGGGGCATGTACCCGATCGCTCTCCTCTTCATCATCACGGTCGCCATCTCGGTCGAGCGCTTCATGTACGTCGGCAAGGCGAAGATCGACGTCGACAAGCTGATGGGGATCCTCAAATCGCAGATCGTTTCGGGGAACATCCAGGCGGCGGTGAACACCTGCATGCAGCAGCCCGGACCGGCGACGAAGATCATCGCCGCTGGCCTGCGCAAGGCCGGCTCCAGCGAGCACGACGTGCAGCAAGCGATGGACGAAGAGGCCCTGCGCGAGTTGCCACGCCTGGAAAAACGCACTGGTTATCTGGCCATGCTCGGCAACCTGGCCACGTTGGCCGGTTTGCTGGGAACCATCACCGGCCTCATCAAGGCGTTCGCCGGCGTCGCCGGCGTCGACCCGTCGATGAAGGCGACGATGCTGTCGAAGGGTATCTCCGAGGCGATGAACTGCACCGCCTTCGGCCTCTTCACCGGTATCTTGGGCCTGGCTACTTACGCCTGGCTGAACGGTCAGACGCAAGGGGTTCTGGACGGCGTCAACCAGTCGACGGTGGAGACACTGAACCTGGTGGTGGCTGGGCGTGCCGGTGGCGGCCAGGGCGAGCAGTACTAA